A single genomic interval of Hevea brasiliensis isolate MT/VB/25A 57/8 chromosome 4, ASM3005281v1, whole genome shotgun sequence harbors:
- the LOC110634729 gene encoding phospholipase A2-alpha, with translation MANISQPLKLEAYHHHRHLLASCSLVLALCFFSSVPVHALNIGVQKIDATVSVSKECSRKCESEFCSVPPFLRYGKYCGLLYSGCPGEKPCDGLDACCMKHDACVQAKNNDYLSQECSQNFINCMTNFKNSGGHTFKGNKCQADEVIDVISLVMEAALLAGRYLHKP, from the exons ATGGCAAATATCAGCCAGCCATTGAAGTTAGAAGCTTATCATCATCATCGTCATCTTCTTGCGTCTTGTTCCCTTGTTCTTGCCCTTTGCTTCTTCTCTTCTGTTCCAGTCCATGCCCTTAACATTGGTGTTCAAAAAATAGATGCAACTGTCTCTGTG AGTAAAGAATGCAGCAGGAAATGTGAGTCTGAGTTCTGTTCAG TGCCTCCATTTTTGAGATATGGCAAGTATTGTGGGCTACTATACAGTGGATGTCCAGGGGAGAAACCTTGTGATGGCCTTGATGCTTGCTGCATGAAGCATGATGCCTGTGTTCAAGCTAAGAACA ATGATTATCTAAGCCAAGAGTGTAGCCAAAACTTCATCAATTGCATGACAAATTTCAAGAACTCAGGAGGGCATACCTTCAAAGGAAACAAATGCCAAGCTGATGAGGTTATTGATGTCATTTCCCTAGTCATGGAGGCTGCTTTGCTTGCTGGAAGATACCTTCACAAGCCATGA